Part of the Cryptosporangium arvum DSM 44712 genome, ACCCGGAGAACCCGCTGCGGACGAACTTCGACGGCACGCCGGCGTACGCACCCGACCCGCGCTGGGTCGCGACCGGCGTCTACGTCCCGTTCGACGAGCCGCGTCCGACGACGGTGGGCGCCGCGGTCGAGGGACTGCAGCACGTGTACGACGCTCCGGGCGAGATCCGGTTCACGCTGGAGGGCCGGGAGCTCACGCTCACCGCGTTCAACGGCTACCAGCCCGGCACGCTCTCGGTGCTGTTCACCGACGCCACGTCGGGGGTCACCACGTACGCGGCGAACCGCTCGCTCGCGGTCGAGGCCCCGGCCGAGGACGGGACGGTGACGCTCGACTTCAACCGCGCGGCGAACCTGCCCTGCGCCTACACCGACCTGGCCACGTGCCCGCTGCCCCCGGCCGAGAACCGCCTCCCGATCGCGATCGAGGCCGGCGAGAAGATCCCCACCGAGCGGCTCTGAGCCCGCGGGGGTGGTCCGGGGCTCCGACGAGCCCCGGACCAGCGGCGTCATTCCGCCAGGGCGCCCCGCCGCCGTTCCACCGACGACACGACGCCCGGTAGTCCGGACAACGCGTCGCTGACCGCACCGAGCACGTGGTCGGCGTCCCGCCGGTCGCCGAGCCCGTCCGGTGCACCCACCGCGTGCTCCAGATAGGTCACCAGCGCGCTCAACGCCTGCGCCGCGTAGGCCGTCCGCACCGGGCTGTGCGGCCCCACCAGGGGCCAGTGACCCGCGACGACGGAGTAGCCGTCGATGTCGGTTCCGATCTGATCTTCCACCGTCATCACCATTCGAACTCGTACCAGGTGCGCCCCCGCCGCCGGTCCCTACCCGCCGGAACGCCGCCTATGCGCAGGCACGAGTTCGGTCTTGATCGACCTGCTCAGCTCCAGGCTTCTTCGGAGAAGCGGACGTCCTCGTCGGCCAGGACGTCGTCGATCAGGTCGGTACGGTGGTCCGGGTCGCCCGGCGGGATGTCGACGAGTTCGTAGCCGCAGCTCTCGTAGGCGGTGCGGTGGATCTCCTCGGACCGCTTGGCGTCGGCTTCGCTGATCCGCCGGGGCGGCGTGGGCCCGGCCGGGCCCCAGCGCGCGACGAAGAACACCAGCGGCTGGTAGATGCCGCTCTGCACGACCCGGTTGACCTCGGTGCGCAACGCCCGGGTCATCGGTAAGCCGGAGTAACGTGCGAACGCGAGCGTGCAGATCGGCGACCGGTCGAAGAGCTGCACACCGCCGCTGTCGATCGGGAGCTGTTGCTGACGTTCGTGCTGCAGGCGGATGACCGCGTCGACGAACCCCGCGTCTTCCTCCGGCGCCTCGACGCCGAGGGCCCGCTGCTGGGCGACGACGTCGGCGGCGGCTTCCTCGACCACGGAGTAGCCACGCTCGGCCAAGGCGTGAAGAATCGTCGTCTTCCCGCATCCCGGCGCTCCGGTGAGGATGTACCGACGCACACCACTATTCACGCAGTGATCGGCGACAGAAGCAAGCCGCTGTTCCGGAGGTTCACGTGATGACCGGACCACGGGCCGTGGACGAGGTCGTCCCGCTCGCCAGTGCCTTGATCCGTATCGACACCACGAATCTCGGCGACCCGGACGCTCCGGGCACCGAACGCGCCGCGGCCGAATTCGTCGCCGAGCAGCTGAGCGACGCCGGTTACGACCCGGATTACGTCGAGTCCGGGGCCCCGGGCCGGGGCAACGTCGTCGTGCGGCTCCCCGGCGCCGACCGCGACGCGGGCGCGCTGCTGATCCACGGCCATCTCGACGTCGTTCCGGCCGACCCGGCCGAGTGGACGGTCCATCCGTTCTCCGGCGAGGTCCGCGACGGTTACCTCTGGGGGCGCGGCGCCGTCGACATGAAAGGCATGGTCGCGATGGCGCTCGCGGTCGCGCGCCAGTTCCGCCGCGACGGCACGGTGCCCCGCCGCGACCTCGTCTTCGCGTTCCTCGCCGACGAGGAGGCCGGCGGCCGGGTCGGCTCGCAGTGGCTGGTCGAGAACCGCCATGACCTCTTCGAGGGCGTCACCGAGGCGATCGGCGAGGTCGGCGGCTACTCGGTGACGCTCGGCGGCCGGCGGGCCTACCTCGTGCAGGTCGCCGAGAAGACGTCGTTCGCGCTCAGCCTGGCCGCCCACGGCCGCGCCGCGCACGGCTCGATGCTGCACGAGGACAACCCGGTAGCCCGGCTCGCCGACGCGGTGGCCCGGCTCGACCGGCACCGGTTCCCGGTGGTGCTCACCGATCCGGTCCGCGCGTTCCTGCGTGGCGCCGCGTCCATGCTCGGTACGTCCGACGACCCGGACGTGGTCGTCGCGCGCCTCGGACCGCTCGCCCGGCTCATCGGGGCCACGCTCCGGGACACCGCGAACGTCACGATGTTGCGGGCCGGCGTGAAGTCCAACGTGGTGCCGTCGGTGGCTCGCGCCGAGGTCGACTGCCGGGTACTCCCGGGCCGCCGGGAAGCGTTCGAACGCGAGATCGTCGAGGTGCTGGGGCCGGGCATCGAGGCGACCTGGCGGCACCTCCCGGCGTGGGAGACCCCGTTCGACGGTCCGATCGTCGACGCGATGGGCGCCGCGGTGACGGCCGAGGACCCCGGCGCCCGCCTGCTGCCGTACCTGCTGCCCGCCGCCACCGACGCGAAGGCCTTCCAGCGGCTCGGCATCCGCACGTTCGGCTTCACCCCGCTGCGGCTTCCGCCCGAGCTGGATTTCTCCGCGCTGTTCCACGGCGTCGACGAGCGGGTGCCCGTCGACGCCCTGCGGTTCGGCGTCCGCGTGCTCGAACGGTTCCTAGCCGAGGCCTAGGCGTGCGTCCGCGTTCGCCAGCACGTCGGTGAACTCGGCGAGGAACGCGGCCTGGTCGACGTCGAGTACGACCTTCGTCGCCGGGGCGTCGACCAGGGGGAAGGCCGGGAGCTCCAGCTCGGCGGTACGCATCAGGCGGGCGCGGACCGCGTAGCCGTCGTCGCGCACGTTGACCGGCCCGTCGGCGGTGCGGGTGGCCCACTCCGGGTGCAGCAGGATCCCGGCGGCGAGCGGGTCGTGCGCCGAGCAGATCCGGCGGCCCCACTTCTCCTGGTAGAAGTCCAGGTAGTAGCCGAGGATCGCGGAACAGAACGACGTCACGGGGCCGGGCCGGTCGGCGAGCGCCGCGATGAACTCCTCGTCGAGGATCGCCGGCGTCGTCACGTTGACGCCGACCATCACGATCTCGCTGCGCTCGGCGGCGTACACCACCGCGGCGGCCTGCGGGTCGGCGTCCACGTTCGCGTCGACCTCGAGGATCGTGCCGGCGGGCTGGTACGGCCCCGAGCCGCCCATCACCACGATCGAGCGGTACCGGGTGAGCACCTGCGGGTCGATCGCGATCGCGTCGGCGAGGTTCGTCATCGCGCCGAGCACCAGCAGGTCGACCTCGCCGGGCCGCTCCTGCCCGATGCGCACCAGCGCGTCCGCGGCCGACTCCTCCGCCTGCGTGCTCGGGATCCGCTCGAGGCCCAGGTCGCCGAGGCCGTCGTAGCCGTGCACGTGGTGGGAGTAGCGGGGTTCCTTGCCGGAGATCGGGCCGGGCCGGCCGAGGTGGATCGGGACCCCCTCGACGCCGCACAACCCCAGCACGTGGCCGACGTTCACCGCCGAGTCCGCGGTCGAGCAGTTGCCGTGGGTGGCGGTGATCGCGACCAGGTCCACGCCACCGACCGCGGCGAGGTACACCAGCGTGAGCGCGTCGTCGATACCGGTGTCGGTGTCGACGACCACGGCGCGGCGGGACGTCATCGGGTTCCTCCTGTGGCTTCGACTGCGGTGGGTTCGGGGAGCGGATCGGGGCTCCGGCGCTTCCAGCGGGCCGACGTCAGGATCAGCGCGATCAGCGTGATCACGTACGGCGCGGCGTCGGTGGCCTGCTGCGGGAGGCCGAGGCCCTGCAGCCGGAAACCGAACGCCTCGGCCGCGCCGAACACGAGGCTGGCGGCCAGCACGAGCCCGGGACGTCCGCGGCCGAGCATCACGGCGACGACCGCGACCCAGCCGCGGCCTGCGGTCATCTGCTCGCTGAACAGCTGCACGTTGCCCAGCGCGAGCTGCGCGCCGGCCAGGCCGCAGAGCCCACCCGCGACGAGCACCGCGGCCTGCTGATATCCGTTCACGTTGACGCCGAGGCTACGGGCGGCGTCCGGGTTCTCACCGATGCCACGCAGACGCAGCCCCGCCGGGTGTCGCGCCAGGAAGACTCCGAGCGCCGGCACCAGCAGCAGGCTCAGCACGACAACCCAGCTGCTGCTCGCGAGCACGTCACCCAGGATCGGGACGCGACCCAGCCAGGTGTCGCCGAGGCGTCCGAGGCCGGCCAGGTCGGGGCTGCTGTAGGTGCCGCTGGTGCCGAGCAGCGAGCGCAGCAGGAAGCCGGTGAGGCCGACCGCGAGCAGGTTCGTCCCGATCGCGAGCACGATCGGATCGGCACGCAGCCGGATCGACCCGACGGCCAGGATCAGCGCGGTGAGCACGCCCGCGCCCACCGCCGCGGCGACGCCGAGCAGCGCGCTGCCGGTCTTCGCGCTGACCGCGACCGCGGTGAAGCAGCCGAGCAGCATCTGGCCCTCGAGGCCGATGTTGAAGACGCCGGCCCGGGCGCAGAGGGCGCCGCCGAGCGCGGCGAGCAGCACCGGCGCGAGCGCGATCAGGACCGCCGCGACGAAACCGAGCGTGAAGACGTTCACCGGGCCCCCGCCTTCGTCTTCGCGCGGTAGGCCTGCACCGCGACGATCAGCACGAACGTGATGACGACGCTCGCCTGGATGATCGCTGTCAGCTGCCGGGGGATGCCGACGTCGCGTTCCATGCCGGTGCCGCCGACCTGCAGCGCGGTGAACAGCATCGCGCCGGCGAGCAGCCCCGCCGGGCGGCCGGACGCGATCAGCGCCACGGTGACGCCGGTGAACGTGTATCCGGGCGCGACGAGCGCGCCGTCGATGAACCGGTAGGGCGGGCCGGCGACGATCATCGCGCCGGTGAGGCCGGCGATCGCGCCGCTGGCCGCCAGCGCGCCGCTGGTGCGGCGGTTCAGGTTGATGCCGACGTACTCGCCGAAACGGAGGTTCGCCCCGAGCGTGCGCAGGTCCAGGCCGGTGGCCGTGCGCGCGTCGACGATCCAGTACGCGGCGAACAGCAGCACCGCCACGACCAGGCCGAGGTTGACGTAGGCGTTCGCGGGCAGCGACGGCAGGTGCATCGCGTCGGGCAGGCGCGGGGTCTGCGGGATGCCGGTGCCCTTGTCGGTGAGCGGGTAGCGCGCCAGGTACGACGCGAAGCTCACGGCCGGGAAGCCGAGCAGCAGCGTCGAGATGATGACCGGGACGCGGCCGAAGCGGGCCAGCGGCACCGCGAGGTACGCCCAGGCCGCCGCGGCGGCGGCGCCGGCCAGCGCGGCCAGCGCGTAGCCGGCCAGGCCCGCGTCCGGCAGCGCGATCGCCACCGCGGCGGCGGTGATGCCACCGAGGACGAGTTGCCCGTCGCCTCCGAGGTTGAACTCGCCCATGCGCAGCGGGATCGCGAAGCTCACGGCCATGCCCAGGATCGGCGCGAACGCCGCCGCGAGGTAGGGCAGGTTGGTGTCGAGCAGGATGCCGCGGAACAGCGCCTCGTACCCGGTGAGCGGGTTGGTGCCCGCGCTGAGCAGCACGATCGCCCCGACCAGGAAGCTGGCGACCAACGCCGGCAGCGCGGCCCCGGTGACGGCCCGCCGACCCACTGCCGTCAGCGTGCTCATGTGTCCTCTCCCGGTGGAGTCAGCGCCGGAGCCTCGTCGGTGGCGTTGGTCATGGCCTCGCCGAGGCGTTGTTCGGAGAGGTCGGCGCGGTCGAACGCGGCCACGAAGCGGCCGTCGACCATCACGTGCACGCGGTCGGCGAGCGCGATCAGCTCGCTCAGCTCGTTGGAGACCAGCAGCACGCCGTGCCCGGCGGCCCGGTAGTCCAGCAGCTCCCGGTGGATGTACTCGATCGCGCCGATGTCGACGCCCTGGGTCGGGTTCTCGGCCACCAGCAGCGGCGCCCGGTGCTCCAGCTCCCGCGCGAGCACGACCTTCTGCGCGTTGCCGCCGGAGAGCGAGGACACCGGGGCGTCCGGCCCGGCTCCCCGCACGTCGTGCCTGCGCATGAGCTCGGCCGCGAACTCCCGGAGCCGGGCCGGTTTCAGCCACCCCTTCCGGAAGTGCCCGACGGCCAGGTTCTCGGTGATGCTCAGCGATCGGGCCGACCCGACCGCGCCCCGGTCCTCGGGGACGTAGGCCAGCCCCGCGGCCCGCCGCCGCCGCAGGTCGGCTCGACTGACGTCGGCCGAGGCGATCCGCACCGTGCCGGACGCCGACCGGAGCCCGACCACCGCCTGCACCAGCTCGCTCTGGCCGTTGCCGGCGACGCCGGCGATCCCGACGATCTCCCCCGCGCGCACGGTCAGCCGGTCGACGTGGACCGGCGCCGCACGCAGGTCGGTCACCTCGAGCACGGCCTCCCCCGGCTCGTGCGGCGCGTCGTTCGTCGCCGCCTCGATGTCCCGGCCGGTCATCAGGTGGGCGAGCTTCGCGGGGGTGGTCGCCGCGGTGGCGAGCGAGTCGACGACCGCGCCCCGGCGCAACACCGTGACCCGGTCGCTGACCTGCATGACCTCGTCGAGCTTGTGGGTGACGAGC contains:
- a CDS encoding DUF1684 domain-containing protein — translated: MTVAADTFVQEWEDWYAKHQRVLGDPHGFLAITSLNWLDENPQRFPDAPGAWSTGPDGVVVDLEPGEELVVDGETITGRHGFGVVAERASLYPTSGDAVIEVAKRGGNDIIRPRHPENPLRTNFDGTPAYAPDPRWVATGVYVPFDEPRPTTVGAAVEGLQHVYDAPGEIRFTLEGRELTLTAFNGYQPGTLSVLFTDATSGVTTYAANRSLAVEAPAEDGTVTLDFNRAANLPCAYTDLATCPLPPAENRLPIAIEAGEKIPTERL
- a CDS encoding nucleoside hydrolase, with translation MTSRRAVVVDTDTGIDDALTLVYLAAVGGVDLVAITATHGNCSTADSAVNVGHVLGLCGVEGVPIHLGRPGPISGKEPRYSHHVHGYDGLGDLGLERIPSTQAEESAADALVRIGQERPGEVDLLVLGAMTNLADAIAIDPQVLTRYRSIVVMGGSGPYQPAGTILEVDANVDADPQAAAVVYAAERSEIVMVGVNVTTPAILDEEFIAALADRPGPVTSFCSAILGYYLDFYQEKWGRRICSAHDPLAAGILLHPEWATRTADGPVNVRDDGYAVRARLMRTAELELPAFPLVDAPATKVVLDVDQAAFLAEFTDVLANADARLGLG
- a CDS encoding M20/M25/M40 family metallo-hydrolase, encoding MTGPRAVDEVVPLASALIRIDTTNLGDPDAPGTERAAAEFVAEQLSDAGYDPDYVESGAPGRGNVVVRLPGADRDAGALLIHGHLDVVPADPAEWTVHPFSGEVRDGYLWGRGAVDMKGMVAMALAVARQFRRDGTVPRRDLVFAFLADEEAGGRVGSQWLVENRHDLFEGVTEAIGEVGGYSVTLGGRRAYLVQVAEKTSFALSLAAHGRAAHGSMLHEDNPVARLADAVARLDRHRFPVVLTDPVRAFLRGAASMLGTSDDPDVVVARLGPLARLIGATLRDTANVTMLRAGVKSNVVPSVARAEVDCRVLPGRREAFEREIVEVLGPGIEATWRHLPAWETPFDGPIVDAMGAAVTAEDPGARLLPYLLPAATDAKAFQRLGIRTFGFTPLRLPPELDFSALFHGVDERVPVDALRFGVRVLERFLAEA
- a CDS encoding ABC transporter permease, which translates into the protein MSTLTAVGRRAVTGAALPALVASFLVGAIVLLSAGTNPLTGYEALFRGILLDTNLPYLAAAFAPILGMAVSFAIPLRMGEFNLGGDGQLVLGGITAAAVAIALPDAGLAGYALAALAGAAAAAAWAYLAVPLARFGRVPVIISTLLLGFPAVSFASYLARYPLTDKGTGIPQTPRLPDAMHLPSLPANAYVNLGLVVAVLLFAAYWIVDARTATGLDLRTLGANLRFGEYVGINLNRRTSGALAASGAIAGLTGAMIVAGPPYRFIDGALVAPGYTFTGVTVALIASGRPAGLLAGAMLFTALQVGGTGMERDVGIPRQLTAIIQASVVITFVLIVAVQAYRAKTKAGAR
- a CDS encoding ABC transporter ATP-binding protein, which encodes MTDARVRLAGITKRFGPVVANDDVDLELRAGEVHAIVGENGAGKSTLMSVLYGSVRPDEGRIVARGEDIGFDSPKAAIAAGIGMVHQHFQLFESMSVTDNVIYGAEPVKRGFLDRPGARRRVAALVEEYGSTLDPAATVASLPMGLRQQVEIMKALYRGADVLILDEPTAVLTPAETALLFTSVRRLAERGTAVALVTHKLDEVMQVSDRVTVLRRGAVVDSLATAATTPAKLAHLMTGRDIEAATNDAPHEPGEAVLEVTDLRAAPVHVDRLTVRAGEIVGIAGVAGNGQSELVQAVVGLRSASGTVRIASADVSRADLRRRRAAGLAYVPEDRGAVGSARSLSITENLAVGHFRKGWLKPARLREFAAELMRRHDVRGAGPDAPVSSLSGGNAQKVVLARELEHRAPLLVAENPTQGVDIGAIEYIHRELLDYRAAGHGVLLVSNELSELIALADRVHVMVDGRFVAAFDRADLSEQRLGEAMTNATDEAPALTPPGEDT
- a CDS encoding ABC transporter permease, which gives rise to MNVFTLGFVAAVLIALAPVLLAALGGALCARAGVFNIGLEGQMLLGCFTAVAVSAKTGSALLGVAAAVGAGVLTALILAVGSIRLRADPIVLAIGTNLLAVGLTGFLLRSLLGTSGTYSSPDLAGLGRLGDTWLGRVPILGDVLASSSWVVVLSLLLVPALGVFLARHPAGLRLRGIGENPDAARSLGVNVNGYQQAAVLVAGGLCGLAGAQLALGNVQLFSEQMTAGRGWVAVVAVMLGRGRPGLVLAASLVFGAAEAFGFRLQGLGLPQQATDAAPYVITLIALILTSARWKRRSPDPLPEPTAVEATGGTR
- a CDS encoding AAA family ATPase, which produces MRRYILTGAPGCGKTTILHALAERGYSVVEEAAADVVAQQRALGVEAPEEDAGFVDAVIRLQHERQQQLPIDSGGVQLFDRSPICTLAFARYSGLPMTRALRTEVNRVVQSGIYQPLVFFVARWGPAGPTPPRRISEADAKRSEEIHRTAYESCGYELVDIPPGDPDHRTDLIDDVLADEDVRFSEEAWS